CTTTTATCGATGTGGTTTACTTCGTCAGCAGGAGTTAAAACTTCACTCTCGTCAACCATGTCAACACCGATTGATTCTAACACTTGCGCTTCTACGTAGTGTCCAATTCTTGCTTTTGCCATTACTGGAATTGATACTGCATCTTTAATTTCTAAAATCATTTCTGGGTCGGACATTCTTGCAACGCCGCCTTGTACCCTAATATCTGCAGGAACTCTTTCCAAAGCCATTACTGCAGCAGCACCTGCATCTTCTGCAATTTGTGCCTGTTCCACGTTTGTAACATCCATTACAACCCCGTGTTTTACCATTTTAGCAAATCCTCTTTTCAAAAGGTCTGTTCCTAATTTTTTCATTCTATCTCTCCCTTTCTGGTATTTCCTAATTTAATAAGCGTTTCAAAATTAGTTTTATTTTCAAATATAAAAAAGTATGTCGATTTTTTGATATATCAAATTTAAAAAGGATAATCAATCTCAAAAGCCATTTTCACCGATTAATGGAACAAAAGCAACTTCCAGAAGTTTTTCTTTGAATATTTTACCATTTATTTTCTTGTATCTCATTAAAGTCTGAAAATGGCTTCCAACAGGTGCAAGTATTATTCCACCATCATTTAACTGTTCAAAAAGTGCTATTGGAACATTTGGTCCAGACGCAGTAACATATATCCGATCATATGGTGCATTTTCCAAATATCCTTTTGTACCATCCCCCAAAACCACTTCAACATTCTCGTATCCAAGTTCTGAGAGTACTTGCTTTGATTTTTCAAAAAGTTCAGGTATTCGTTCTATCGTTGTAACTTTTCCAGATTCACCAACAATTTCAGAAACTACTGCTGCATGATACCCCGAACCGGTTCCAACTTCAAGCACATTCTGCCCCACATCCAGATCGAGTTCTTCACACATTATTCCAACCATGTGTATTGCAGAAATTGTCTGGCCGCATCCGATTCCTAAAGGGCTGTCGATGTATGCGTATTCTTCCATGGCTTTAGGAATAAATTTGTGCCTTGGAACGCTCATTAATGCATCAATTACGCTCTGTTTTTGGATATAACCTTTTGAAATTAAGTTTCCAATAACCCCAATAATTTCGTTTAAAGGCATTGACTCCCCCTAAAAAATTGATTAATATTTATATCTTCAAAAAGATATATAAATCGGCTTTAAACTCTTGGGTGAATATATGGAAAATCTTGAAAATGCACTCGAAAAATATCATGACATTAAATTGAAACATGTAATACCGCCAATAAACACAATGCCTGTTGTTTGTTGTAATGACCCGATTATTAACGTAATGGAACTTTTACGATCAAGACATCACGTTTGGGTTATAAATTGCAAAGAAGAAGGTAGTTTGCTTGGCGTCATAAAATATTTAAGTGTTATAGATTTTTTATTGCCTCCGGACAAACATAATCTATACATTGGAAGTACTCGTTCAGCTTTGAAATCGGTAATCGGCGGTGCAAAAACTGCAAAAGAAGTTATGGAAAAAAATGCACTTGCAATCAGCCATAATTCAACGGTACTTGAAGCATTGTTAAAAATGAAAAGATATAATATCCAGATTTTAGCGGTGCTCGATGATGATGAAAGATTAATCGGCGAAATAAGTTTAAAAATACTGATTGACAAATTTTTGAGTCTTTGCTTAACTCAGTAAATAATAGAGGGGTTTTTAATGGAAATTAGCTGGGTGTTGTTTACCATCGGTATTGCGATAATTTTTGGTAAACTTGGTGACCACCTGATGAATAGATTGGGATTTCCGGGCGTTCTCGGCGAAATGCTTATGGGGATGCTAATTGGAAATCTGGTATTTTTTGGATTAGTAAGTCCTGATCATCTCACAATTCACAATAACGAAGTTTTTGATTTTTTATCTAGACTCGGGATTATATTCTTGTTATTTTTAGGTGGGCTTGACACAGATTTATCAGTTTTAAAGAAAACTGGCAAAATTGCGACAGTTTCCACGGTTTTTGGTGTTTTAGTTCCACTAGTGATGGGTTATTTTGCAATGCTGTATATGGGATACAGTAGTGTCGAATCGTTTGCAGGAGGTGTGGTTTTAACTGCAACGAGTATTGGGATTACTGTAAGAGTAATGATGGATTTAGGTGTGCTAAAAAGTGAAGTTGGTGCTGCATCGCTTAGTGCAAGTATTATGGATGATTTTTTAGGAATCATGCTGATTATATTTGCAGTAGGTAGCGGTAGTATTCTTGGACTTTTAGGAAAATTCGCAATTTTCTTTATAATTACGGGATTCCTCGCCATGAAATTTGTAAATAAATTCATCTCATTTTCAGAAAAACTCCATGTAGAAAAAGGAATACTGTCCCTTGCAATTGCAGTTATGTTTTTATTCTCGTTTTTAGCAGAGAATTGGTTTGAAGCTGCTATTGAAGGATCTTTTATGGCAGGGTTAGTCCTCTCAAGAACCCCTGAAGGTAAAAATTTAATTGAAGATGTAAAAACAATAGGCTACAGTATATTAATTCCATTATTCTTTGTGTATACAGGAGCTTCCCTTAATTTAACAATTTTTGGAGATTTTGATGCGCTTTACCTTGCTTTGGTACTAACTGCAATTGCAATTGTGAGTAAAGTTGTTGGAAGAGGATTTGGTGCCAGAATTATGGGATGGAACATGAAAAAATCGCTTCAAATGGGAATCGGATCAATTCCAAGAGCAGAAATTGCGTTAATCAACCTTATGGTTGCAATACATGCAGGAGTAATTTCCGAATCCAATGTTGGAAAATTCATTGCTGCGACAATGATATTTATCACGATATCGATTATTTCAACCCCCCCACTATTAAAATGGGCTTTTGCAGAGGAATCGGAAATTTAATTCTGTTTTTTATTTTTTTATAGAAATATATGCAAGATAACTTATTAAAAAGGAAAATACTGCCCCTATTTTATACATGTTTGAGATTCCAACGATATCTGAGATATATCCAAGCAGTACTGCTCCAGAAAAGATTCCGACATTTATACTTGCGGTGTAAAGTCCCATTGCTTCTCCTTTTCTTTCATGAGGAATATCTCGAATTGCAATTGAATTTATTCCAGGAGTACTCATTGAAGCTCCGATCGATGCAATAATCAATGAAATAAACATTGCAGTGAATGATGTGGACATTGCAAGAACAAACATTCCCAAATTACCAATGAAAATTCCGTGTAATATTATGCTGTTTCCTTTTTCGTCGAAAATTTTTCCGAATTTTTTCTGAGTTACTGCGAGAACAAAATTCATTGCTGCGAGCATTGCTCCGATTTTAAATGCAGAAATTCCGTAATCATAAGCGTAGATTGCCAGATATGCAAGAATCGCGCCTCTTGAAATTGTTAGTGCAATATTTATGATAAATGCTGCGCTAAAATTTCTCATTTTTAAAAATTCTAGTGAAAATAAATTTTTCCATGCTAGTTTTTGTTTTTCCAGAGGTTTGGGACCTTCATCCAGTTTAAAATATGCTATTATTGATGCAATTATCCCTAAAAATCCCCCTACATAAAAAGGAACCAAAAATCCATACATGTCTGCAAGTAGCCCGCCAAGTAGTGGGCCAACTCCAAAACCAAGAGCTATGGCAGAATTAAATACCCCCATATATTCTCCAAGTTTTGATTTCGGAGAAATCTGTGCGATATATGACCCAGCAATGGGATTTACAAATGCAGAAAAAACCCCCGTAAATGTCCTAACTAATAATATACTTGCAAATCCCGATACCAGACCATAAAATAAAGTAGTTACCCCATAAAGAAAGGTTCCGCCAACCAAAAATACTTTTTTTCCGTAATTATCAGACAAAGTTCCTGCAGGAAGCTGAAAAATCGTTCTAGCTAGTGCAAATGAGCCAAAAATCAGCCCGATCTGAAAATTTGATAATCCGTATGACTTTGCAAATATCGCGAGAAGTGGCGAAATCAGCCCGATACCGAGCATCGTCACAAAAATTGTGATCCATAAAACGTAAATACCGTTCATTTTTTCTTTCATGACTTTTCACATTTTATTTTTATGATACAATTTCTTTTGATAGATAAATACCATGTGGCAATTAGAAAAGTTTACAAACCTATAAAAATATGTAATGCTTATTGGAAATAAACCCGAAAAAAACACTAATTGAGGTGTAATTATGGCATATGTAGTAAAAGAAGATGAATGTATCGCATGTGGAGCTTGTGTTCCCTCATGCCCTGAAAACGCTATCTCAGAAAAAGATGATGGTAAAGCAGTTATTGACCCTGCTAAATGTACTGGCTGTGGCGATTGCGCTGATATTTGCCCTGTAGCATGCATTAAAGAAGAATAAATTTGAATCTTTAATATTATTCCCTATTTTTAATCTATTTTTAAATTACTCGTAATGAAGGATAAGATTTAATTTTGTAAGTTTTGAACCCTTATTTTCATAAACGTGGGATTTATTCGCATTAAACCTGATTGTATCATTTTTTTTAAGGAAATAATCAATTTCACCTATTTTAAGTGCCAATTCACCTTCAAAAACAGTTATAATCTCTTCGGTTCCTTTTACGTGTCCTTCTGAATAATACTTGTGTCCAGGCTTTATTTCAACAATATATGTTTCAAATCTGTTTTCATCGTCAAATGGAATTATTGGATAGAGTTTATGGCATTCCCCCTCAAAAACCGGAGTTAACTCTTCAAAATGTATCAGATCAATTTCTGGTTTTTCATTCTTTAAAAGGGATGTGAATGAAACCTTTAATCCATTTGAAATCTTTAAAATTGTTGAAATTGTAGGGTTTACCTCCCCTCGTTCTATTTGACCGAGCATACTTTTACTTACTCCAGTTAAATTAGATAAAGCATCTAAACTCAGATCTTTTCTTTTACGAATAATTTTCAGATTTTTAGAAATTACTTCGTTTAAGTCATTCATGGTTTTCCTCGTGCACTATAATGTATATATAGATTAAGATATACTACCATATAACCAATATAATGTATATTTGTATGTTATGAACTACCAAAAATATATCTTTATCGAAAATTTGGGGAACGCATATGGCATTAAGCTACTCAAAACGAATGGAAAAAATTAAATCATCGGAAATAAGGGAAATATTAAAAGTTACCCAGAATCCTGAAATTATATCTTTTGCAGGAGGCCTTCCTGCACCGGAACTCTTTCCTGTAGAAGAAATAAAAGAAATTTCGGTACTTGTTCTTGATGAACTGGGTCCAGAGTCCCTCCAGTACGACGTAACTGAAGGGTACCTCCCACTTAGACAGTATATTTCAGAAAGAATGAATAAAGTATTGAAAACAGATGTTACAAAAGATAACATTTTGATCGTCTGCGGGTCCCAACAAGGTTTGGACTTTTCTGGAAAAGTATTTTTGGATGAAAATGATGTAGTTTTATGTGAAAGTCCAACTTATCTTGGAGCAATCAATGCATTCAAATCATACGAACCGCAGTTTAAGGAAGTTCCAACTGACGACTTCGGAATGATTCCAGAAGAGCTTGAAAAAATTTTAAAAACGACATCGAATGTAAAACTCATTTATGCGATTCCTGATTTTCAAAACCCTACTGGAAAAACATGGACTCTTGAAAGAAGGGAAATATTCATGGAAATAATCGAAAAATATGAAATTCCGGTAATTGAGGATAACCCTTACGGAGAATTGAGATTTGAGGGAAAAATGTTGCCTTCATTAAAATCAATGGATCAGAATGGCCTTGTAATTCACTTAGGAACGTTTTCAAAGACTTTTTGTCCTGGTTTGAGGGTAGGGTGGATTGCTGCATCAGAAAATATCCTTGAAAAATATATTCTTGTAAAACAGAGCGGGGATTTGCACACATCGTCATTTTCTCAAAGGCTTATTTCAAAAATGCTTGAAAATTATGATTTTGATGAACGAGTCTCCAAATTAAAAGAATTATACAAAGGAAGAAGAGATTTGATGA
This Methanococcus maripaludis C5 DNA region includes the following protein-coding sequences:
- a CDS encoding cation:proton antiporter, encoding MEISWVLFTIGIAIIFGKLGDHLMNRLGFPGVLGEMLMGMLIGNLVFFGLVSPDHLTIHNNEVFDFLSRLGIIFLLFLGGLDTDLSVLKKTGKIATVSTVFGVLVPLVMGYFAMLYMGYSSVESFAGGVVLTATSIGITVRVMMDLGVLKSEVGAASLSASIMDDFLGIMLIIFAVGSGSILGLLGKFAIFFIITGFLAMKFVNKFISFSEKLHVEKGILSLAIAVMFLFSFLAENWFEAAIEGSFMAGLVLSRTPEGKNLIEDVKTIGYSILIPLFFVYTGASLNLTIFGDFDALYLALVLTAIAIVSKVVGRGFGARIMGWNMKKSLQMGIGSIPRAEIALINLMVAIHAGVISESNVGKFIAATMIFITISIISTPPLLKWAFAEESEI
- a CDS encoding PLP-dependent aminotransferase family protein, encoding MALSYSKRMEKIKSSEIREILKVTQNPEIISFAGGLPAPELFPVEEIKEISVLVLDELGPESLQYDVTEGYLPLRQYISERMNKVLKTDVTKDNILIVCGSQQGLDFSGKVFLDENDVVLCESPTYLGAINAFKSYEPQFKEVPTDDFGMIPEELEKILKTTSNVKLIYAIPDFQNPTGKTWTLERREIFMEIIEKYEIPVIEDNPYGELRFEGKMLPSLKSMDQNGLVIHLGTFSKTFCPGLRVGWIAASENILEKYILVKQSGDLHTSSFSQRLISKMLENYDFDERVSKLKELYKGRRDLMIKTIAEEFPNGLKYTNPEGGLFTWVELPENYNAREFLDECIKNNVAIVPGGSFFPNGGHENSFRLNYSNMSNERIVEGIKRLSKVLKEYLN
- a CDS encoding 4Fe-4S binding protein — encoded protein: MAYVVKEDECIACGACVPSCPENAISEKDDGKAVIDPAKCTGCGDCADICPVACIKEE
- a CDS encoding HPP family protein, which translates into the protein MENLENALEKYHDIKLKHVIPPINTMPVVCCNDPIINVMELLRSRHHVWVINCKEEGSLLGVIKYLSVIDFLLPPDKHNLYIGSTRSALKSVIGGAKTAKEVMEKNALAISHNSTVLEALLKMKRYNIQILAVLDDDERLIGEISLKILIDKFLSLCLTQ
- a CDS encoding helix-turn-helix domain-containing protein, which codes for MNDLNEVISKNLKIIRKRKDLSLDALSNLTGVSKSMLGQIERGEVNPTISTILKISNGLKVSFTSLLKNEKPEIDLIHFEELTPVFEGECHKLYPIIPFDDENRFETYIVEIKPGHKYYSEGHVKGTEEIITVFEGELALKIGEIDYFLKKNDTIRFNANKSHVYENKGSKLTKLNLILHYE
- a CDS encoding MFS transporter; its protein translation is MKEKMNGIYVLWITIFVTMLGIGLISPLLAIFAKSYGLSNFQIGLIFGSFALARTIFQLPAGTLSDNYGKKVFLVGGTFLYGVTTLFYGLVSGFASILLVRTFTGVFSAFVNPIAGSYIAQISPKSKLGEYMGVFNSAIALGFGVGPLLGGLLADMYGFLVPFYVGGFLGIIASIIAYFKLDEGPKPLEKQKLAWKNLFSLEFLKMRNFSAAFIINIALTISRGAILAYLAIYAYDYGISAFKIGAMLAAMNFVLAVTQKKFGKIFDEKGNSIILHGIFIGNLGMFVLAMSTSFTAMFISLIIASIGASMSTPGINSIAIRDIPHERKGEAMGLYTASINVGIFSGAVLLGYISDIVGISNMYKIGAVFSFLISYLAYISIKK
- a CDS encoding protein-L-isoaspartate O-methyltransferase, with protein sequence MPLNEIIGVIGNLISKGYIQKQSVIDALMSVPRHKFIPKAMEEYAYIDSPLGIGCGQTISAIHMVGIMCEELDLDVGQNVLEVGTGSGYHAAVVSEIVGESGKVTTIERIPELFEKSKQVLSELGYENVEVVLGDGTKGYLENAPYDRIYVTASGPNVPIALFEQLNDGGIILAPVGSHFQTLMRYKKINGKIFKEKLLEVAFVPLIGENGF